In Rutidosis leptorrhynchoides isolate AG116_Rl617_1_P2 chromosome 2, CSIRO_AGI_Rlap_v1, whole genome shotgun sequence, one genomic interval encodes:
- the LOC139893336 gene encoding dof zinc finger protein DOF3.7-like — MDAAQWSEGLGVGKSMEEKKNIRPQKPQALNCPRCNSSHTKFCYYNNYSLSQPRYFCKTCRRYWTNGGSLRNVPVGGGSRRNKRSSSSQAPPQAPPPAPPPGSICNNNIHHHMMMAPQGTSFITQNPNKTIIQGQGQSQVHGQDLNLGGYANISLQFGNLPYNNHTTNSTTTTSSSQFSAMEFLKSGFGDPRNVMMNSIPNTMIMNNSHPASLNFSVDHGFEDGGSYHHLQGGSGVANHQSTMSTITTTGGTSSNAKILFPFQDLKQISTSNSDQLIDATRGQGESSSGYWGTGGLGGSGSW; from the exons ATGGATGCTGCTCAGTGGTCTGAG GGTTTGGGAGTTGGCAAATCAATGGAAGAAAAGAAAAATATTAGACCACAAAAGCCACAAGCTTTGAACTGTCCAAGATGTAATTCTTCACATACAAAGTTTTGCTACTACAACAATTATAGTCTCTCTCAACCAAGATACTTTTGCAAGACATGTAGAAGGTATTGGACCAACGGTGGATCACTTAGAAATGTTCCGGTGGGTGGCGGCTCACGGCGGAACAAACGATCATCATCATCACAAGCACCACCACAAGCACCACCACCAGCACCACCGCCGGGTTCAATATGCAACAACAATATTCATCACCACATGATGATGGCCCCACAAGGAACATCCTTTATCACACAAAACCCTAACAAAACTATTATCCAAGGTCAAGGTCAAAGTCAAGTCCATGGTCAAGACCTAAACCTAGGTGGGTATGCAAATATTTCTCTTCAATTTGGCAACTTACCCTACAATAATCACACTACAAACTCAACTACAACCACAAGTTCCTCACAGTTTTCAGCTATGGAGTTCTTGAAAAGTGGATTTGGTGATCCAAGAAATGTGATGATGAACTCAATACCAAACACCATGATCATGAATAATTCTCATCCTGCAAGTTTGAATTTTTCTGTTGATCATGGGTTTGAAGATGGTGGAAGTTATCATCATCTACAAGGAGGAAGTGGGGTAGCTAATCATCAAAGCACTATGAGTACTATAACTACAACTGGTGGTACAAGTTCAAATGCAAAGATTTTATTCCCTTTTCAAGATTTGAAGCAAATTTCAACCTCAAATAGTGATCAATTGATTGATGCAACTAGAGGGCAAGGAGAATCTTCAAGTGGCTATTGGGGTACTGGAGGGTTAGGAGGATCAGGATCATGGTAA